Below is a genomic region from Meleagris gallopavo isolate NT-WF06-2002-E0010 breed Aviagen turkey brand Nicholas breeding stock chromosome 5, Turkey_5.1, whole genome shotgun sequence.
ttaaaagaaaggaagtaaTACTTCTTAATAATGTTTAAATAGGAAAGGGATTtgagaaaacatgaaataaatttttcagtCGCTGTGGTTACTTGTTGGTATGCTGTTAGGAATTCCCAGTCTGCCTCATCTCCTTGGTGAGCTCTGGCTCATGAGACCGGTTGCAGTGGCAACTAAGAAGGTGGAGCAGGTCGGTTAGTAATcacagagcaaagaaaatgGTGTGACAGCTGAACTGCAGTCTAGCATTGAATTTGCTGTAATCTGTCCCCGTGGATTTTCAACTGTTGTCGATCTGGGGCGCATTGAATTCAGAAGGAATGATTTTGCATTGTTTGCTTGGTTGTTCACCAGTGTTGTGTTGCTTTCTGTTAATACTGGTGCAAATCTTCCAGCTGTTTGCACATAGCAATCAGCACTGCTAGAGTGgctgcattactttcagagcagtaatCCAGGTACCGTGTTTGTGCTGAGGAAGGACTGTAGGTTCTCTCTTCCCTGCAAGTGAGTTCTGTTCAGACTACTACAGACTACATCAGAAATtcctttattgctttttaaaagtgaattttaaaaggGTGTTTTGAGAGTTGTTGTTGATGCAAAATCATCAGTAAGATGATGTTTCATCTGAAGATTCTTAAAGCACTCTTTTACATAAAGGTAGCTGAAACATATGGCTGTGTGGCTCAATTACATATTTAGGTTTGACATCAAAATTATGTTATATTCCAATataagctgttgtttttttttaattagattaAGTGCATTCAACCACTGATACAGACCTACAAATGGTTCGATCAGTTCTAATTTGCATCTCTCTGTACAGAAACTCCAGACAGTTCAGATTCTGGACTGGGAACCCAAGTGGATGGCACGAAGGATTCATCACTAAGTGCAGTAACTAATCCTGGCCTTTCAGCTAATGATGATGTAAAATCACACGAGCTGTCCAACCTTCGTCTAGAGAATCAGCTGTTGCGAAATGAAGTGCAATCTTTAAATCAAGAAATGGCTTCGTTGATTCAGAGATCCAAAGAAACGCAGGAAGGTACTGTAGTTTGGAAACTGAACTGTAACATACTGTGAAAATACTGGTAAAATGGGAAGCAATGCTATTTCTTTATTAGGgttttatatttataataaaGTCTTCCTAGATGAATTTGCATGTGTGACTTAAGCAAAATGATTCCTGGTTTTCAAAATGATGAGCTGAGAGAAACTGGAAGTCTTGTTCAACTACAAAAATAACACACATGTTGATGAAAATGATGTAGTTGAGTTAGTTCCAGTGCTTACATCTTAATACTAGGAAATATTaagtgttaaaatatttttttctgccttttaaatTTTCTTGCAAAATAGTTATGAGTGAATGCCTTTAAGTCCTTGAAATCTGACTGCTTTCTGTAGCTAAAAATCTGGTAAAAATCTCAGATTGATGTTTTTGTATGACTGtattagttgtttttttttttttccaaagctacATGAAATGAAATAAGACAAATGtgaatataaaaacaaataataaaatgccTGGCAAACTACTTCAGTTAGGCACACAACTGAGGGActgtatcttttttctttttctttttttttaaagaaactgttTAAGCTGCAGAATTTATTCTCCATTGAAATTTAGGATGTGAactttgattaaaaacaaagtctTGGTAAATATCCAGGTATCATTTTAACACTGTATTTGTCTGGTGTTATTTAGTTTGATCTTATTGTCATGTGGTGTTGAATTAGATGCTATCTGCAGAGATTTCTAAAGGTTTGCTTGCACAGGGTTGTTCAGCAGTAGTTCATTGCAAGGGTTAAGACAGATTGCCAGCTGCAAAGTGggatgaaaatgcattttgagatcatgtgtgatttttattattattattacttNNNNNNNNNNNNNNNNNNNNNNNNNNNNNNNNNNNNNNNNNNNNNNNNNNNNNNNNNNNNNNNNNNNNNNNNNNNNNNNNNNNNNNNNNNNNNNNNNNNNTTTTTTTTTTAGTAGGTCATGATCTGACAGCCAAAGTCTGGTATTTGTTACTTTTTGGTACCTCCTGAAGTTTCACTGTTGCTTCATCTTGGTTGTATTTGATTTCTTCCTTTCGGAAGCGTACCATGAACATCCTGAGCACTTAAAAAAACCTTGTCATgatctgtctttaaaaacttaaaatgttttatgttgTAGAACTGAACAAATCCCGGGAAAGAGTGGAGAAGTGGAATGTTGACCATTCAAAGAATGACAGGATGGTCAGAGAACTTCGAGCTCGAGTTGACGATCTGACAGAAGCGGTTGGTGCCAAGGATTCCCAGCTAGCTGTGCTCAAAGTACGCTTGCAAGAAGCTGATCAGCTCTTAAGTTCCCGGACAGAAGCTTTGGAAGCATTGCAGAGTGAGAAATCACGGTACTTAATTTCAGACTTCACAACTTTGCAAAAATAGTAGTAAGGTTGAAAACTCAGTGTAGATAGTTTAGTCCCTTTAAGGATAAAAGTGAATGAACTAATGTGGGGAGATGGTATCAAAATTTGGAGTATGAACGTTGAAGTTTGCTCTGAGCTCATTACATCACAGCTGGCAGTAGAAACTGGGCAAATGAATAAGAGCAATTATGACCTGATTATTGAAACAAATCGTATACAATATATTTATGTCTTTGTCAGAGGCTTGAAGCATAAGagctgaagaaatgtttctATCCTGAAAAATACACTTGCTTATTCTCAGATGTAAAGACTTCTTTGTCTTTTTACTGGGACACGAATCTGAATTTGGATACTCCACAATGGGACTGCAGGAATTAATAACCAGCCATGTTCACTAGTTTACTGGGTACATTTTCAAGGCTGTTGCTAAAGGTAGCCATATTTCTGCCTTAAAATCATACtggatttttaatttcaattaataTGTATATCACTCTTTCAGAATAATACAAGACCACAGTGAAGGGAGCAGTTTGCAAAATCAAGCCCTTCAAACTCTTCAGGATAGGCTGCGTGATGCAGACTCCACACTGAAGCGAGAGCAAGAAAGTTACAAACAAATGCAGGTTAGATGGGAAGACTGAGGAGGAATTTGACTGCTTGTGAGATCAAATCTGTGAGGTTCTAACTGCTCTCTTTTCCCCTTGACTAGTTCCTGTTCAGGGTACTAAGCACTTGGAAAGATGTGCCTTCTGCTACACTAAGTATCCTTGCGATGCTAGCTTACTTCTTACATGCTATTTCAAAAGCTTTATGATAATATTTTTTGAGAATTGATgctgaaaaggaaatttttctcCACTCTatcttttctgtgaaaatacattttaaatcagCAGTCAATTTGATTTTCCATGCCGTATTGTTCCCAACCTGCACCTGTAACTTTAATATGTAATCTTAAGAATGTTAGACTGGGTGGTCACTTCTGTGGTAAATATGAAAGCTTATGTTGCTGGAGATTTTGTGCGTTCTCCATTTAGCTTGGCCTTTGTTATCTATAATAACATCTGTGAAAAcccttactgttttttttttcttcatttgtttgtttctcttctttaaactaaaatatctttatgattgatttatttatttttgttgaaggatagcttgttttttgtttaccAAACATACGTAAACAGAAAGATCTACTTCTGGTGGcaaagaaatgcatatttttactGAGTACTCATTTAGTACTTTCTTAAGCTAGCACAATTTCCTTCCACACAGCACTAATAAATATGCAAGTTGGACGCAATCCATATGAAGTGTTACTTCAAATGTGgttgcttttaaattttctcttttttatttctaggtTAAAGTTGTGATTgtgtttaaacagaaaatattgtttcttttttgctaaTAGAATGAGTTTGCAGCACGTCTGAGTAAAATGGAAGCAGAACGTCAGAATTTGGCAGAAGGGGTAACGGTTGCAGAAAGAAAGTATTTAGATGAGAAAAAACGAGCTGATGAGCTTCAGCAGCAAGTCAAAGTAATTAAAAACCAGCTAGAATCTGCAAAACAGGAACTGGCAGACTATAAACAAAAAGCTACTCGCATACTCCAAGTAAGCATTTATTTAAAGGCATTCAGTTTGATTTGTATGCTTGATTTTTTACAGGATGTTGTTCTTCAAgtaatttaatcttttttttttttttcctatgtgatCTGTAATATATTTTGGGGGTGAATCCATAATGATACCTATTTAGAACAGTTACTAGTCTGCATTTTGTACCTCCTAAAATTTTCGTTGACAGATTGAGTTAAATaatgaaatggaaattcagGTCCTgaacttaaagaaaaatccaaGTGTATCACTGCACTTACTTTATAACATCTGTCATTGTGTTCCCCATCCCAGAGTCTGATCTTAAGCAGATGGATACAAATGTAACCTACAGTTTATCTGCACCCAGTGTTCTTGTGCCAAGAAAATTGCTTTATTCTGCTCCAGTCTGAAGCATAGTGGATACTTTTGTAAACcaaagaagatatttttgtgTTCTGAAAAGCTGTGTGTGATTATATAAGCAATGGCAAAATTACATATTTTGTGCAGTTATCTACTACTTAAGTTATTAAAGGTACCAATTTGAGTTTTATCTATAAGAGTTAGCAAATCTTGCCAGTTTAGAATAAATCAGTTTCATCTGATGACCAAGGACAGGACTTGAATCATGTTGATGAATGCAAGAAGCATGAGATCAGAAGTCAATTTCAAGCTAACATTAGGTTAactttgtagttttttttttttaaaaaaaaaaaaaccagttcTGTTTCCCAAAAGAGATATTGCTGATTTGGGTTTTTATTTGGCTTTGTTGACAGGAGAAAGGATGGACTAAATCTTTGTCTTTGGTGTCTGTATTCTCTCTTACATTAGCTGGAAAGGCAGAATTTTTATCTGTGACATGTTTAACATTCCACACAATTCTAAAGAGTAAAGTTCTACTCTTCCTCTGATAACACAGCTTACACATAAAACATCCCATCTTGTGACATATGGAAAATCAAAGAAATTATTAGTAGggaagcattttcctttttaaaatgtgtagagttatttttaacttgtctgaaagaacagaaaaagcagttctTTTACTGTAAATCTACATAGAAATTTAGAGCAATTTTTTGATGGGTTTTATTTGAGTGCTTGTGAAATAGTACTGTCAATAacattttgatttattatttcagtCTAAAGAAAAGCTGATAAACAGCCTAAAAGAAGGCTCTGGTATTGAAGGTCTGGATAGCCAGACAGCAAGCACAATGGAACTAGAGGAACTGAGGCACGAGCGTGACactcaaagagaagaaatacaaaagctaATGGGACAAATGCAGCAGATGAGAACGGAGCTGCAGGTAGCTATGGTTATGTGCACACCTACACGTACTTAGCCATGCACAAAAGACTATTTTTTGCGTGCTTTAGGGCTGTCACTTCTAATATTTATTTGAACAGGTATTAAAACCAAGCCAGCTTTTGCTCAGCTGTGAGGTAAACGCTTATGGAGAACCAATTTCTTCTCGTATTTTCTCTCCTGGTGCTGGGAGGAATATTATAGacaccattttcttttcccGCTCTACTATGCGCTCATTTTGAAAAAGTAATTCTTTCTAAACAAGCCTGGTTACTTCTGTAGATTTTACCTATATCCTTTTCTGCAAGAGCTGCTACTAATCCTTCAAGCAACTGTAATCTGAGTCAGCTGTGGCATAATTGGCTCAacccagcagctgtgctgggttTACACAATTTTAGCATCCAgacagcagaagggaaaaagagatcACTTGAAGGCTTCTCATGTTTACAAATTGCATTTATCTTGTTGAtactataataaaaatattctgtataaAATGAGCAGTTGTCTGTAATTTacccttatttttttttgaatcaGTATTGGAGAAGCAACACTTTCTGTAGTCACCTATAAAATAGATTGCAGTACTGTTTGAATGCTAGTGAATTAGtaacatttctgttcatttcaggaTATGGAGACTCAGCAGGTAAGTGAAGCTGAGTCAGTGAGAGAACAGCTTCAAGACTTACAAGAGCAAATAGCAGCACATAAAATGGCCAAGCAGGAGGCAGAAGCTGAACTAGAATGGCAGAAGCAGGTAAAGAATGCTTGAAAGCTGATGGGTCTTATTTTAGGCCCATTTGTTGTCTTCAGTAAAGCATTTGGCTTAATGAGAGAGTAGCTTATATGGTATTTGAGGGTTTTTTCTTCTAGTATTCCAAGGAAATTTCCCAAATTTTAGTGAATGTCATAAGGCTGAAGTACAACCAGTACTAAGCAGTAATCCTGATTAAATACAgatctcagctttttttttttttattttaaagaataaacaaGAACCTAGAGAGTGAACAAAATTGATAATGatcttaaattttatttagcAGGGGAACAATCCAGCAACAGGAATGTGGTAGTAACTTGCATTTATGTCAGTAAACTTAATAATAAAGGTTACAATTGTATTGCTGTGATCAAATTCTATGTAGGATTCCAAACTACTGTATAAGACAAATTGTTAACAAGATAGTAGCAGTGAATTTTGTCAGGTTGTATCACCTTTTTAAGCTGTTCTGTGCTaggaagagggggaaaaatacTTCACTTTTGTGTTAACAAAAAGAATATGAGGTAGATTGGACCAATGTTTTGCAGCCTATTAAAatgtcctttaaaaataaaaaagctcatGTAAAGAGTATTAATGAGGAAAGCAGGTGAGTGTACTGTATTTGCTAGGAACAATTTATCTTGTAGGATTATCTGTCCTTTCAGAAATTACATTTGAATGAGATGCTAGCAGCTTGAACTAATTAAAAGGCAGAAGTTGATGTCTGCTTTTGATAGATAGTTGATGGTTATATCAAAGCAGATGGTAGATTATATCACATTACTCCTGCCCTTCTGAGgggtatatattttaatttaatgctATGTATAGAAGAAGTGAGGTGAAGCCTATTGGTTGCTACAGAAAATGATATTTCTTTTGATGACATACGTACACGTGTGCTTTTAAAGTAATTGTTTGCAGTGATACTTAATGCAACAGTGGCCTGTTCTACTGGAGAATTGCTCTAACTTGCTGTAAAGTTTCTGAGGCTGAGATTGGAAAATGAGAGGTTATTTATTGTATATCTGGTGACTTAAAGGAAAAGTATGATCAGCTGTCTTCTGTAGCAGCTGTTAGCTGAAGTGGCACAGTGATTTGAAGGCAGTTGTAATCTAAAAGATAAGTATGGTAGGTCTTTCAGTAGGAGTTAATGTAGCCACTAAATTGTGAGAGTAAGAAAACTTACTGTTAGTTTTGCTGTTCAGTAAGTTGTCTCTTGCTaatattgtttttccttttccctctgttATGCTAATTTATCTTAAAAGTTTAAGGAACGTCTGTGACATTCACAAAGTTAAAGAGAAATAATGCCAAGATTATTTAAAATTGGAAGATACCCgctttattttagttttatgaTTGATGGGCTCTTTTTGGGAACAGAGAAGtctctccccttcctcctcctcccctctccctggTATTCCCTAATTCTTTAAGTTACACGGTATCATTTAAAGATAGCAATATAATAAACAGTGAGAATATGAggacaacaaaacaaatcatgTTCCCAGTGGAATTGTGTCAGTATTAGTAAAGTGGTCTGGGCTAGTATTTACGTTAAGTCAGTCTTCACAAAAGGATTTTATGATCTAGGTTCTGTCTTCATACTCTGCtctcttattttttcccagtgCTAGCCAGATGCTTCTAGGTTATATTGAATGTTAGTTTATATCTGATCATCCTGTGTTACTTATTCTAATGTGTAGCTTTAAATAAGAGAATGTCTTTCAAAGTACTTAAGTATGAAAACAAGATCTTTGATTGTGATGTACTTCATAGGAACTCCGTTATACTGAGGAAGAATTATATCGAACAAAGAATACTTTgcaaagcagaataaaagatagagaggaagaaattcaGAAGCTCAGAAATCAGGTACtgtatttttatagaaaataagTATTACATTCACTTATGAAAACGGTGCTGAAAATTATTAATTTGCTTAAACTATATGAAAGACACATAGGAAATACTACTGAGTTAGCATATGCTTATTTGCTATGCAAAGTAGAATTTTAAGTGTGGAGAGCACAGGAAAGGAACCATGAAAGAGTAAATAGTCTATTTTTATGATTACACGTGCTTTTGTCTTTAGAGAGTAACCTGGGATCCAACTAGACCTGTTGTGTGTTTCATCCTGGAAACTAAACAACGCCATTGGTGTTTGATCACGACTGTTTCTTCAGAGATTCTTTTAATTGTGCATAGAAACATAAGATGGCCCTCAGACTAGTTACCCATGTATCCAACAGATAGGCTCACACTGTCactattcaaaataaaaacctaGACACTGTCTTCGCTCCCTTGCACTCTTTCAGCATCTGTGGTTTTTGTAGGT
It encodes:
- the GOLGA5 gene encoding golgin subfamily A member 5, encoding MSWLADLAGKAEDLLNRVDQGAASALNKKDAASNAAFDSKNLDSANEYSELSQHAKELKYQTSSKAAYISSAADNIKNQKATILAGTANVKPARRTNSEVASSVESVSTSRASSHFVRRKKSEPDDELLFDFLNSSEKEPNARMDSKKEKSKAPVQNHSRTSNISSVSTSTQSAVTTEDKSVRSKSNETPDSSDSGLGTQVDGTKDSSLSAVTNPGLSANDDVKSHELSNLRLENQLLRNEVQSLNQEMASLIQRSKETQEELNKSRERVEKWNVDHSKNDRMVRELRARVDDLTEAVGAKDSQLAVLKVRLQEADQLLSSRTEALEALQSEKSRIIQDHSEGSSLQNQALQTLQDRLRDADSTLKREQESYKQMQNEFAARLSKMEAERQNLAEGVTVAERKYLDEKKRADELQQQVKVIKNQLESAKQELADYKQKATRILQSKEKLINSLKEGSGIEGLDSQTASTMELEELRHERDTQREEIQKLMGQMQQMRTELQDMETQQVSEAESVREQLQDLQEQIAAHKMAKQEAEAELEWQKQELRYTEEELYRTKNTLQSRIKDREEEIQKLRNQLTNKALSSSSQTELENRLHQLTETLIQKQTMLESLSTEKNSLVYQLERLEHQLKAFQGSSTNGPSINMAGIDGTEGARMRNVPVLFSDVDTNIAGMYGRVRKAASSIDQFSIRLGIFLRRYPIARIFVIIYMALLHLWVMIVLLTYTPEMHHDSPSGR